A region of Pyxidicoccus parkwaysis DNA encodes the following proteins:
- a CDS encoding TetR family transcriptional regulator has translation MAKEPAQREIKQERAARTRVEILEAAINLFSRRGFLATTMADLSRAIRMTPGALYWHFPTKEDLLLAAIEELHQRCLREFSGHLQEARQRSAREQLLAFTERTQEFLRGHRQYGIFFAMLAAEAAESNDRVADAIREKLALYAQVLEGIIRHGQRTGEFRQDVDALHAAHGLFGGYMGVLVHQNLFRATLGYDPLVAALHSLVTAGTQAK, from the coding sequence ATGGCTAAGGAACCGGCGCAGCGAGAAATCAAACAGGAGCGGGCGGCGCGCACGCGGGTGGAAATCCTCGAGGCGGCCATCAACCTGTTCTCCCGCCGCGGCTTCCTCGCCACCACGATGGCGGACCTGTCGCGCGCCATCCGGATGACGCCCGGGGCGCTGTACTGGCACTTCCCCACCAAGGAGGACCTGCTGCTGGCGGCCATCGAAGAGCTGCACCAGCGCTGCCTCCGCGAGTTCAGCGGCCACCTCCAGGAAGCCCGCCAGCGCTCCGCGCGGGAGCAGCTCCTGGCCTTCACCGAGCGCACCCAGGAGTTCCTCCGAGGCCACCGGCAGTACGGCATCTTCTTCGCCATGCTGGCAGCCGAGGCGGCCGAGTCGAATGACCGCGTCGCGGACGCCATCCGCGAGAAGCTGGCCCTCTACGCCCAGGTGCTGGAGGGCATCATCCGCCACGGCCAGAGGACGGGCGAGTTCCGCCAGGACGTGGACGCCCTGCACGCCGCCCACGGCCTCTTCGGCGGGTACATGGGCGTGCTGGTGCACCAGAACCTCTTCCGAGCCACGCTCGGCTATGACCCGCTGGTGGCCGCGCTGCACAGCCTCGTCACCGCCGGCACGCAGGCGAAGTAG